The sequence AGCATAATAAAGTTCGGTGCATCCACTCATAGTGTTTGGTAAACCCCTATGGTTCAAAACGTTGTGATTATTGGAGCGGGTCCGGCTGGACTGCTACTGGCGCATTATTTATTGCGTCGGGACAACTACCATATTGATATCTATGAACGTCGTCCCGATCTTCGGTTGACTGATGTTTCTGTTAACCGTACCTTTCCGCTCTCGCTTCAGGAACGGGGTAGAAAAGCGATTCGAGCCATTGTTGGGTTAGAGGAGGCGATCGCCGCTCAAAGTGTGTTCTGTCAGGGGACGATTATTTATCAGAAAAAGGGCAAAGCCCGACGGGTTCCTCGCCAAACTCCGATTCTCACCATTGACCGCAATCGCCTCGTGACGATTCTGTTGAAGCAATTAACCGAAACTTCTAGTCCGAATCAGGTTAAGGTACATTTCAACAGTGAATGTACAGCTGTGGATGGAACGGCTAAAACCGTAACGTTGAAACCTTTAGAAGGAGATAGCTTTACCGTTCACTACGATCTACTGGTAGGTGCCGATGGTGCGCGATCGCAAATTCGAGAGTATTTAGTCGAGAATGCAGGCTTGCCGTGTTCCCAAAACTATGTTCTGGATGCCTATAAATCTGTCTTTTTAAGTCGGCTCAATCCGAATGCAGGTGTGGAGTTAGACCCGAATAAAATCCATGCCTGGAATTTGAATAATAAAACCCGGATGGTGATGGTACCCCAGCCAGAGAACCAGTTGAATGGCGTGATTATTTTCGATCCTCAAACTAATCCCTTAGAAGGATTATCAACGAAAGAAGAAGTCAAGGCATTTTTTCTGGAAAACTTCCCGCTGTTTGGTCAGTTGATGTCGCTGGAAGAGGCGGAGGCATTGCTAAAGCGTCCAGTGGCGAGGCTGTTAACGGTACGCTGCGATCGCTTTCATGAGGGTGATAGTGTGTTGCTGATTGGCGATTCGGCTCATGCAGTGTCGCCAGCAGTTGGGCAGGGGTGTAATTCTTCGTTAGAGGATGTGCTGATTTTGGGGCAGTTGTTGGAGCAGTATGGGGATGATTGGAGGAAGGTTTTGCCGCAGTTTTCAGAGCAGCGAGTCCCGGATGCCCATGCCTTGCAGGAGTTGTCAGATTATTCGTTTCCTCGCACGAAGTTGTTGGTGGTTGAGTTTTTCTTGCGGTTGACGCTGGGAAGGCTATTTCATCGATGGTTTCCCGGTTTAGTTCAGCCATTTGTGTTTGATTTATTGTTAGATACGGATTTGCCTTATTCCCAGGTGTTGAGTCTGAACCAAGGTTGGATTCATAAGGTGAAGCGTTCAATAGTCGAGAATTTTTGAATCACTTAGTTTGTAAATCGAACAACTGAAAATAAGGTCAACACGCCTGAGTTCACATCGTAATTTAATTTGCGAACGTCCACAGTCAGATGAACGCCGTCTTACGACAGGTTGTTGCTCGTCGTCGCTGCAAGGATGCGGAATTGAGCGATCGCAAAGTGAAGTACCTTGATATAGCACCATTCTCTCTAAACTCTTCCTTCCGTACTTCCAGAGTATCGGTTACTACAAGCAAACCTCAATCGAGTCAAGAGAGTTGCTCTCCGAGTTGAACAATCACCCTTGTTATCATGCCACCTAAAAAAGAAAATAATGGATGTGGATGTGCGAGTATTCCATTTTCATTAATCATCGTTTTGTTTGGGGTTGGTTATTGGGGTTTTAGGCAGCTAGATAGTCTAGATATCAGCCAATTTTTGCCTAATAATCAACAAAATAATCAACAACCCACCACTCCTATTTTGACGCCTACGCCTAGCCAGCGTGTAACGGTTGCCAATTCGCCCCTTCCACAAGCGATTCCGAATAAGACACCAAAAACCAAGCCACAAGTTCCACTATTACCTGTTACAAATTTGCCCTTTCCACAAGCGATTCCGAATAAGACATCAACAACCAAGCCACAAGTTTCAGCATTACCTGTAACCCCCAAGAATTCACCATCACCTCAAACTCCTTGGGAGAAGAAGAAAATCAGAGGAATTTATTTAAGTCGATATCAAGTGACTAATAATGCTAGTGAAAAAACCATTCGCGAACGAGTTCGTTATTATCGCTCTCAAGGAATCAATACCATTATTCATGGAGTGTGGGGCAATGGTTGTACGATGTATAACAGTGAGGTGATGCAGCAAACACTCGGATATAAAAGTTGTCCTAACCTATTTCAAGATCGATGGTTAGATTGGCTGATTGATGAAGCGCACAAGCAGGGAATGCAAGTTCACGCCTATTTTGAGAAAGGGATTAAAATTGATAAAAATAGCCCAATCTTTGACTTGGCAATTTCTAAACGATGGATTGTTCCTGGGGTGGATAAAACCTACGCTGGCATCGATCATTACTTACTGGATGTAGAACTCCCAGAAGTTGCTAATTTCTTCAAAAAGATATCAGTAGAATTTGTCAAAAAGTATCCAACCATCGATGCAGTTCAGTGGGATGATTACCTAGGTTATCATGCTGAATTACCGGGAAAAGTCGATCGTACTGTCCATTTGACTAATTTTGTGCGGCAAATGAGAGCTGACATCAAGAAAGCTAACCCCACTGTTAGTTTCGACCTTTGCCATCATAATCCTTATTGGGGTAAACGTTATTTTGCGGCTGATTGGCAAAATTGGAATGTCGATCGAGTCTTCATCCAAATTTACAACGATGCTAATTTCAAGCAAGAGCTAGATTATGCCGAAAAGTATGAGGGAGTAGCCATTTCAGATACACAGTTGTATCGCTTAAAAGAACTGGTTAACAACCCTAAAATTAAGAGTATTTTAGTGTTTCCATCCTCTGGAAAACCAGAAGAGACTGCTGCTCTTCTCAAAAATGCTATCCCAGTCACTAAGTAGGGAAAGAATTTTCTCGGTTCGCCTCTAATTTCTTTGCGGGACATGATTCAATAATTTAAGGCTTCTCAGCAACCTCGGAAAGAGAAAACTGAGCGAAGGCTTACCTAACGCCTGCTTCCAATGGTTACTGTAACTGTAAAAAGTAACGCAAGAAACAAGAGCGATCGCCCTCATTAACTAAAGGTTTCTGGCAGGGAAAGGGCGATCGTCTTTCCAAATAGTACAACCAAAGAAATGAAGTGCGACTAAATCTACAAACATGATGACTAATTTAATAAAGTGTGTTTCAAAGCACCGATTACATAAACCGTAGGTTACGCTGTTGGTAGCCCGTCTTACGTTACTTCAAGAAAAGAAATGGATTTATCTAGGCTGAAGTGGACTAAGAACATCAAAGATGAAAACTGCTGGGCTTACGAAACCCATGTGATGGAATTTCCAGATGCAAGAATTTTTGCTTTGCATTGGAAGTCTAAAGAAGAAGCTAATGCTAACGAGCCTCAAGAGGGAGATTTGCTTCTTTTACACCAGCGAGCGAGAGTCACACACCTTGTTAAAGTTCTAGATAGCCAAGTGTCTCAACCTCGCCAGCCCGAGGATTGGATTTACCGAGTGGTAAAAGCTATGTGGATGCCTCCCTTAGGAAAAAAGTGGGATACTCTTCCCCATCAAAAAGATATATTTGGCTTTGAAATTTTCATTATGGATGGTTTTGTTCACAACCTTGATGTACCCAGTAAAATGTGCCAATTCCATGAGAGATGGGACTCTCAAGGTGGACTAAGAGCCTTTCAGCAGTATGTGGCTCAAGAGCTTGCCAAAATATCTTAAGGCTACTTATTTAGTAGTAAAATGGGCAGTGTCCATTCTCACAGACTCGTTCGCCATAGCAAAGAACTTTCTAAGCTGTATTTAGGTTAGGTAGAGGAGATGAATCGCCCTCTTTTTATCCACATATGCTTGATGTTCCTCTAGAATTTTAGGTATGGAAGGACGCGAGCGCTCGCACCTTTCTATCAATGTTCAAAACTGGTGGGCTTTTGCCCACCAGCAATAAACACCAGCAATAAAACTGGCTATTTCTTCCAGGGGAGTTTAGTCCCCATTTCAGTCAGCGCTGAGAAGATGAGATAGAAGACGAGTACGCCAACACCGGCAAGAAAAAGAACGATATCGTTGTCCATTCTGATAGCAGGGTAAATAGTAAGCACCGAATCAATAATCGCAAAAAAGGTAACTTTAATAACTGCTTTAAGCTTTTCTTTTCACGGCTAAAGTGTCCCGGTGTCACATTCATTTGGTTAACCCATAAACTAAGGATAGCCATGCAAAGCTATACCAGTCATGCCAGAAGCTCAACTGCCGAATATCGATCTCACGCAAGAAAAAGTTTGGAAGCAGCTTGTCCTCAACGCACCTCTACTCTCAAGTAATACTTCTGCGTGGTCAGGTATTCACTTCGCTTATCATCGGCAGTCCGCTCATGAACTTCCTGAATGTTGCTTTGCCCAGCATATTATCGCCATCTGTGTTGGGCAATTTGAAATAAGGCTAAAAAGAGATGGACACTGGCAGAGTGAGCGCTATACAGATGGTGATGTTGGTATCTTTCCCGCCAATCAATCAGATTTAATCGCTCAATGCGATCGCAAAGCTGAGTTTATTAATCTTTATCTTGAACCCACGACATTTGCTCGTGTTGCTTATGAATCAGTTGATGCAGATCGAGTTGAGATATTGCCGCAATTCAAAATACACGATCCACTGATTCAGCAAATTGGGTTGTCACTGAAAACTGAACTTGAATTAGGTGGAGTAGATAGTCGTCTGTATGCTGAGTCTATGGCAACTGCTCTCTCGGCTCATTTGCTACAACGATACTCTGTCAAGCGATCGCTCATTTCAGACTACACTGGGGGATTGCCTCTACACAAGTTAAGAGAAGCGATCGCTTATATCAACGACTATTTAGACCAAGACTTGATGTTGGCTGAAATTGCTGCCACCGTTCAGATGAGTCCCCATTACTTTGCCAGCTTGTTCAAACAATCCACTGGACTTGCACCGCATCAATATGTAACCAAATGTCGGATTGAGAAAGCTAAATTGCTCTTAGCAAGGCAGGATTTGACAATTGCAGAAATACTTCAGCAAGTAGGTTTTAAGAGCCAGAGTCACTTTACCAGAGTCTTTCGTCAATATACTGCAACTACGCCAAAGGCATACAGGGACGCTCTCTAAAATTTTTGGAAGATTAGAACATTTTCAGAAGAACAGGCAAGACAGCAATAACGAGCGATCGCTAAACTTAACAGCCATAAGCAAATAACTTGCTTTACATGGCAGCAGTGGAGTTTGTGATATGACAGGAATCAAGAAGAAACCCGATCTGAGCGATCCAAAACTGCGGGCAAAGCTCGCTCAAGGGATGGGGCATAACTACTATGGAGAACCAGCTTGGCCTAACGATCTGCTTTATATTTTTCCAGTAGTGATTTTAGGAACTATTGCATTGTGTGTAGGGCTGGCAGTTCTCGATCCGGCGATGGTAGGAGAACCGGCAAATCCTTTTGCGACCCCTCAAGAGATTTTGCCAGAGTGGTACCTCTATCCGACGTTTCAAATATTTCGCGTTGTTCCTAACAAACTATTGGGAATTGTACTCAATGCTTCGATTCCCTTAGGCTTAATCGTAATTCCTTTCATCGAAAATGTTAACAAGTTCCAAAACCCATTCCGTCGCCCAGTTGCCACAGTTGTTTTCTTAGTGGGTACCTTAGTTACACTCTGGCTGGGGATTGGTGCTACTTTACCGATTGACAAATCCCTGACTTTGGGATTGTTCTAAGGTAGTCGAGGCGTGGCATTGATTGAGAAGCGATCGCCTTCTGCACCAATTTTTAGCAGAAAAAGAGCGATCGCATATTTATCTAATACTTCCGAAGACTGGTGTCTATAAAAAACTGAGGGATGGGACTAGGTGCTGAATTTAATACTTTTTGAAGATTCAATCACTATCAGAGGATAGAGGCTACTGAGTCTTTGCTTTTTGTAAAGTAGGTTTCAGTTCATCATAACAGTTTAAAAGTCCCTAAAATCTATGGCAGCACCAGGAAAAGAAGGTTCCAGCACCGACCCAATGAGTGAAGCGATCGCTACAGCAATTCAATTTGCAAAATTGGCTTCTGATACATTGCAGTCTACTGCTGAAAACGTTACCACCACTACCACTGCCGTAGGAGAAACGGTTGGATCTGCGGCTGTGCGCTTCGTGGAGCAGGGAACGGAAAACGTAGGCAAAATCGTCACCCCAATCGCTGAAAGTCCAGTTGTGAAGTTTGCTGCCAAGGTTCCAGGCATCAATTGGTTAACGACTGCATTGGGTCAAGTTGATGCCCAAAAAGCTCAGAATGAGGTAAACAAGCTCCGACAGGAATATCCTCTAGAAAGCTCTGAGCAGCTTGCTCACCGAATTATTGTTGACACCTCCCTGAAAGGCGGGGGAGTTGGATTACTCACTAACTTCGTGCCTCCGATAGCGCTCACTCTGTTTGCAGTCGATGTGGCAGCGGTTACAGCGCTTCAAGCAGAGATGATCTACCGCATTGCGGCTGCATACGGTTTTCCGTTAGAAGATCCAACTCGACGAGGCGAAGTTCTAGCCATTTTTGGGTTGTCTGTTGGCGGTTCTGGAGTCCTGAAAGTTGGACTAGGCTTTATAGAACTATTGCCTGTAATCGGTGCCGTCGTTGGAGCGTCGAATAACGCTGCATTGCTTTACTCGCTGGGATCTGTCGCCTGCCGATTCTATGAAGCGAAAAGAAAGTTTAATGTTCAAGCTGAGGGAAATGGTGTTGGGAGTGTTGCTAACTAAAGCTGCTTGTTAGGTAGGGAAGAAAAAGTTGAATGGCTTTCCTAGCTTTTGGGCGATCGCAAAGTAGCGACCAACTTCAGCCGGTACAAACCTTACACCCAGCGTATTCCTTAGCAATTATTGGTGCCAGAAGCGATCACTTCCAATTTCTGTGCATCAAGTATCGTAATTTTTCCACCCCGACTGTAAGCCATAATCGGCTTCAAACTTTTAAATAGTCGCACGCACTCCTCATAGGTAATACCGATACTGCGAGCCATTTGGTAATAAGAAAGCTTCTCCTTCAAACACTGACCTTCTACCCCTGGAGAGGTACCATATCGAGATGCAGAATACTGAATTAATCTAGCTAAGCGCACAATTGCTCGCTCAGAAACCAATCCATGCACTGTTTCATGGAGTTGTTGCAGCCTAGAATTGAAAACCATCAGCATTCGTAAGGCAATTTCCGGGGTTTGCTGAATGGCTTCTAGAAGAGCATCTCGTTTTACCGTCAAAATTTGAGAATCACACTCAGCAGTGACTGTCGCCGGAGCAATTCCATCACCCAATAAGGCGGGAGCCGCAAAGATTTCCCCGGCTGGTAAGGTACGGAGAATCGTTTCCTTGCCGGTTATTGCCGTTTTAACGACTTGCAAGGAGCCGCTCAGGAGAGCATATAGTTTTGCAGGAAGGTGATCGCCTTCCTGCATGACAATCTCTGTTTGGCTGTAGTGCTGCACTTGAGTGTGGGGTTGTAAACGCTCTAATTCTGCCAAAGTTAAATCTACGAACACCAAAATCTGAGACAGTTGTTCGACCGTAGCCTGCATTTTTTCTTAAGTTTGAGAAGAAGACAAGACGACAAGGAAAGGCGGGTTGGCATAGCCGCGATTTGCTTTTCTCCGGCTATCTTTACACGCACCGAGATGCTCCCCAAAGCAACCCGCTGATAGTTCTACTTTAAGATTCTGGCTTGCTATATCGGTAATCTCATTTGGGTTGTTAGACGCTACACTTGTGCGCTTGGCGATCCTAACTGCTCACTCTTGATTATTTTCTGGATAAATTAAAATATAGCATCCGTACTGGATTGGGCAGGCTTAGGTGTTTCCCAGACCTCTCTTTCCCGAATTCCAAAACTGCAATCGCAGGCGGCTAAAGGGTTCCCAAGTTTTATCCAATTTTTTCTAGCGATGAAAGCGAGTTAAAGAATGTATTCGCCTTGACAAAATGTAGTCATAACGAGTACGGTTAATATAACTTCATAGTAAAGATCATTTGTAGCCAAGGAGCTAAATTCTATGTTTCCCAATCGAGAAGGACAAAAAGTTCCCAACGTTACCTTCCGGACTCGCCAAGACAACCAGTGGGTGAATCTGACAACTGAGGATTTATTTGCTGGCAAGACAGTGGTTGTTTTCTCTCTACCGGGTGCTTTTACTCCAACGTGTTCATCAACCCATCTCCCTGGCTACAACGAGTTGGCTAGAGTCTTTCATGAAAATGGCGTTGATGACATTATTTGTATTTCCGTCAATGATGCCTTTGTGATGAATGAATGGGCTAAATCCCAAGAAGCAGAGAATCTAACTTTGATTCCTGATGGGAATGGTGAATTCAGCGAAGGCATGGGAATGCTGGTTGATAAAGCTGATTTAGGGTTTGGGAAGCGGTCATGGCGTTATTCCATGCTCGTGAAGGATGGCACCATTGAAAAGATGTTCATTGAGCCAGTCGTAGAGGGAGACCCCTTTGAGGTGTCTGATGCTCAGACAATGCTCAACTATATCAATCCCGAAGCAGCAAAGCCTCAAATCATTTCCCTGTTTACGAAAGTAGGCTGTCCTTTCTGCGCTCGTGCGAAGGTGATGCTGAAAGAGCATGGGTTGGATTACGAAGAAATTGTCTTGGGCAAAGAGATTACTACTCGCTCTTTACGGGCTGTCACCGGCGCAACAACGGTTCCCCAAGTATTTATTGATGGCAAATTGGTTGGGGGTTCTGAGGCGCTAGAAGCTTACTTCAGTGCTAGATAGAAGGCTGCAAAAAACGGCTAGTCACCTCAAGTGAGCGGTTCGACTCTTAACTGAGGAAAGAGCGATCGCTACCAGGAGAAAAATCTACATGCGATCGCTCCTGTGCTTAAGTCGGTAAGCGATCGATCCTATGAAAGTAACTTCCGGTGAAAGCGATCGCTTACCTATACCAAAATCCCTGAAAGCTAACGATAACTTGTTAGAGTAAACAATAAGGGGTTAGGAAATAGGATATGGATACACAATTCCAACACCGGATGTTACCTCAAGCTACCCATGACGAGTTAGCACGCCAAAACTTTGTCAATAGCTTAAAAGGCTACCTGACCAGTCAGATCACCCCAGGAAATAAAGCAATTTACGAGAAGCAGCTTAAACCGCAGTTTGAGCAGGAGCATCAGCGATCGCCTCAAGATCGGCATGAAGTTCGCCGTCTGATGCAGCACGAACCTTATTACCGAATGTGGGGTGCGTTGCGGCGTACCACTCAAGAGATGCTGTGGGATTCAGTCAACACGAGCGTCGATCGGCAGCTTGCCGATTTGATTGAGCAGGCGCAGGACAAGGATAGCCCTTTGGGTTCTTTAACCTTAAATGCAGATTTAAAAATACCCGCCTATCACACCGCAGTCGATATTCACTGTATGCCGGGTGGATACCACAGCGAATATACCGAAAACGACATCGCAGCAGGGGCTGTCTACGATCGCGGTGTTTACGTTTATGTAATGGGTCGTCTGGGGCCAATGAACGACGACTTAGGGCAGTCTGTGGTTCGCAATTACTTACAGCCGCAGCATCCCAACTTCCGTCCTCGAAAAATTCTCGACATTGGATGTTCGGTCGGTCACAGCACGCTTCCTTACGTGGATGCTTATCCTGAAGCTGAAGTTTATGCGATTGATGTAGCGGCACCGATGCTGCGGTACGCTCATGCAAGAGCGGAGGCTTTGGGTAAGCGAGTAAACTTCTCGCAGCAGAATGGTGAGTCTACAGATTTCCCCGATGAGTCGTTCGATCTGATCGTCTCCCATATTTTGTTGCACGAAGCATCGCCACCCGCGATCGCCAATATTCTGCGCGAATGCCACCGTCTGCTAGCACCCGGTGGGCTAATGGTTCATGTGGAAGCTCCCCTTTATCAAAACATGGACCCCTACAACGCATTCATGTTTGACTGGGAAACGCAAAACAACAACGAACCTTGGTGGAGTGCCATGCGCGATCTAGACTTGGTAGCGCTGACTAGCCAAGCTGGTTTTGAAGCAGATAAAATTACCCCAACTGTTGCTGCTACAGGTGGCTGGAAAGGCACATCCCAAGGAGGCGGTTTTGGCAGTCGGGGCAATTGGTTTCTCTTGGTTGCCAGTAAATAAGTCACTAGTCATTAGTAATTAGTCATCAGTGATTAGTGAGTAACGACCTACTAAAGACTCATCATTAGACTTCTGGTAAAAATCATCGACTTTTCGATTTGATTGGGTAAAAAAGAAGGGGAAAATTAATTACCTTTATCAGACTTCTGCAAAAAGTCTGTTTTCGGCATTTTTTACCCGTTTGTTAATAACGACGAAATCCAAATAAAGTTATTTAAGAGAATTCGTAGTGATGGCAAAAAAAGCTAAGGGAAAAAAACCTATTTATTTTGAAAATCCCGAAAGCGACAAGCTACTGGCAATGGTGTTGGCGCTAACCGGCGAAGTCTCTGTCCTACACGAACGTCTCGATACAGTCGAACGATTGGCTCAAACAAAAGGTCTGATTTCGGTTGAAGAAATTGAGAATTACCAGCCAAGTGAGCAGGTAGAACAAGAGAGAGAACAGTGGCGGCAAGCCTATCTCGATCGTATTCTACGGGTTGTCAAAGAGGAACTGGATACATTAACTGAATAGTCAGAATCTCAAAGTCAGCAGTTCTGACTTTATATGTTGAGATTGATCAAATTTAAACTTGTCCCTGGTATTTTGATGATGAAACGTTGGTTGAACTGGGTTGTCTTTAGCACTAGCCTTATGGTGACGCTGCCGCTAGGAGCGATCGCTTCTGCTCAAAGTGTCATTAACAAAGCTACTTGCACCTACAATGGCAAGCCCCTTTACGGCAAAGTAAAAATTGTTGAAAGCTTGCCAGATATCAAGGTAAAGATTGTCTCATCCTCCCCCGATTTAATCGTCGAACCCGTCACTGTTTTTCCCCAACGGTGCGGTCAGTGGCAATTTGTCGAATCTTTTCCCGATCTCAAGGTGCAGATTGTCGAGAATTTTCCCGATATCCAGATCCAGTTTGTCAATAGCTTTCCTGGCGTTCGGTAAGAAACTAACGCGGCGTGCAACTTTCTGTATTTCTGCCTGCCTTGCCAAAGGAGGTTAAGAAAAAGTTGCACACCGCGTAAACTAAGAATTAAAAATTGAGGCTTTTTAATTTTTAATTGTTCCTTAGCCTGGATATTGTGCTTGCCAGCGGCGTTGGGGACCC comes from Coleofasciculus sp. FACHB-1120 and encodes:
- a CDS encoding NAD(P)/FAD-dependent oxidoreductase, which encodes MVQNVVIIGAGPAGLLLAHYLLRRDNYHIDIYERRPDLRLTDVSVNRTFPLSLQERGRKAIRAIVGLEEAIAAQSVFCQGTIIYQKKGKARRVPRQTPILTIDRNRLVTILLKQLTETSSPNQVKVHFNSECTAVDGTAKTVTLKPLEGDSFTVHYDLLVGADGARSQIREYLVENAGLPCSQNYVLDAYKSVFLSRLNPNAGVELDPNKIHAWNLNNKTRMVMVPQPENQLNGVIIFDPQTNPLEGLSTKEEVKAFFLENFPLFGQLMSLEEAEALLKRPVARLLTVRCDRFHEGDSVLLIGDSAHAVSPAVGQGCNSSLEDVLILGQLLEQYGDDWRKVLPQFSEQRVPDAHALQELSDYSFPRTKLLVVEFFLRLTLGRLFHRWFPGLVQPFVFDLLLDTDLPYSQVLSLNQGWIHKVKRSIVENF
- a CDS encoding family 10 glycosylhydrolase yields the protein MPPKKENNGCGCASIPFSLIIVLFGVGYWGFRQLDSLDISQFLPNNQQNNQQPTTPILTPTPSQRVTVANSPLPQAIPNKTPKTKPQVPLLPVTNLPFPQAIPNKTSTTKPQVSALPVTPKNSPSPQTPWEKKKIRGIYLSRYQVTNNASEKTIRERVRYYRSQGINTIIHGVWGNGCTMYNSEVMQQTLGYKSCPNLFQDRWLDWLIDEAHKQGMQVHAYFEKGIKIDKNSPIFDLAISKRWIVPGVDKTYAGIDHYLLDVELPEVANFFKKISVEFVKKYPTIDAVQWDDYLGYHAELPGKVDRTVHLTNFVRQMRADIKKANPTVSFDLCHHNPYWGKRYFAADWQNWNVDRVFIQIYNDANFKQELDYAEKYEGVAISDTQLYRLKELVNNPKIKSILVFPSSGKPEETAALLKNAIPVTK
- a CDS encoding AraC family transcriptional regulator, which encodes MPEAQLPNIDLTQEKVWKQLVLNAPLLSSNTSAWSGIHFAYHRQSAHELPECCFAQHIIAICVGQFEIRLKRDGHWQSERYTDGDVGIFPANQSDLIAQCDRKAEFINLYLEPTTFARVAYESVDADRVEILPQFKIHDPLIQQIGLSLKTELELGGVDSRLYAESMATALSAHLLQRYSVKRSLISDYTGGLPLHKLREAIAYINDYLDQDLMLAEIAATVQMSPHYFASLFKQSTGLAPHQYVTKCRIEKAKLLLARQDLTIAEILQQVGFKSQSHFTRVFRQYTATTPKAYRDAL
- the petD gene encoding cytochrome b6-f complex subunit IV, whose translation is MTGIKKKPDLSDPKLRAKLAQGMGHNYYGEPAWPNDLLYIFPVVILGTIALCVGLAVLDPAMVGEPANPFATPQEILPEWYLYPTFQIFRVVPNKLLGIVLNASIPLGLIVIPFIENVNKFQNPFRRPVATVVFLVGTLVTLWLGIGATLPIDKSLTLGLF
- a CDS encoding EcsC family protein; protein product: MAAPGKEGSSTDPMSEAIATAIQFAKLASDTLQSTAENVTTTTTAVGETVGSAAVRFVEQGTENVGKIVTPIAESPVVKFAAKVPGINWLTTALGQVDAQKAQNEVNKLRQEYPLESSEQLAHRIIVDTSLKGGGVGLLTNFVPPIALTLFAVDVAAVTALQAEMIYRIAAAYGFPLEDPTRRGEVLAIFGLSVGGSGVLKVGLGFIELLPVIGAVVGASNNAALLYSLGSVACRFYEAKRKFNVQAEGNGVGSVAN
- a CDS encoding Crp/Fnr family transcriptional regulator; the encoded protein is MQATVEQLSQILVFVDLTLAELERLQPHTQVQHYSQTEIVMQEGDHLPAKLYALLSGSLQVVKTAITGKETILRTLPAGEIFAAPALLGDGIAPATVTAECDSQILTVKRDALLEAIQQTPEIALRMLMVFNSRLQQLHETVHGLVSERAIVRLARLIQYSASRYGTSPGVEGQCLKEKLSYYQMARSIGITYEECVRLFKSLKPIMAYSRGGKITILDAQKLEVIASGTNNC
- a CDS encoding glutathione peroxidase, producing the protein MFPNREGQKVPNVTFRTRQDNQWVNLTTEDLFAGKTVVVFSLPGAFTPTCSSTHLPGYNELARVFHENGVDDIICISVNDAFVMNEWAKSQEAENLTLIPDGNGEFSEGMGMLVDKADLGFGKRSWRYSMLVKDGTIEKMFIEPVVEGDPFEVSDAQTMLNYINPEAAKPQIISLFTKVGCPFCARAKVMLKEHGLDYEEIVLGKEITTRSLRAVTGATTVPQVFIDGKLVGGSEALEAYFSAR
- a CDS encoding class I SAM-dependent methyltransferase, which translates into the protein MDTQFQHRMLPQATHDELARQNFVNSLKGYLTSQITPGNKAIYEKQLKPQFEQEHQRSPQDRHEVRRLMQHEPYYRMWGALRRTTQEMLWDSVNTSVDRQLADLIEQAQDKDSPLGSLTLNADLKIPAYHTAVDIHCMPGGYHSEYTENDIAAGAVYDRGVYVYVMGRLGPMNDDLGQSVVRNYLQPQHPNFRPRKILDIGCSVGHSTLPYVDAYPEAEVYAIDVAAPMLRYAHARAEALGKRVNFSQQNGESTDFPDESFDLIVSHILLHEASPPAIANILRECHRLLAPGGLMVHVEAPLYQNMDPYNAFMFDWETQNNNEPWWSAMRDLDLVALTSQAGFEADKITPTVAATGGWKGTSQGGGFGSRGNWFLLVASK